One uncultured Hyphomonas sp. genomic region harbors:
- a CDS encoding beta-eliminating lyase-related protein — protein MNFSSDTSAPAHPAVIEALARANSGMEASYGGDSVTAGLRAKLAAVFETEDFDYWLTASGTASNALALSCFCSPIGAVLCHEEAHIAMDERGAPEFFSGGGKLQLLTGFGARIDRAALETALGQINPGFVHGTPAEVLSLTNLTECGTAYRAAEIALYAGLAKEKGLSVHLDGARLGNVLASGKASAADMTWRAGVDVLTFGLTKTGAIGCEIILLFGGARKKFSELRARAKRSGHMPPKMRFLAAQAHAMLEDGLWLTLAGQANARAAALTDVFTGAGYALAYPVDGNEVFPILPEDVAQRLMAAGAKFYPWPGGACRFVCSWNTAEADIAALARALKA, from the coding sequence ATGAACTTTTCCTCCGACACGTCGGCGCCGGCGCACCCCGCCGTCATCGAGGCGCTGGCCCGAGCCAATTCCGGCATGGAAGCCAGCTATGGCGGCGACAGCGTCACGGCCGGCCTGCGGGCGAAGCTCGCCGCCGTGTTCGAAACGGAAGATTTCGATTACTGGCTGACCGCGTCGGGCACGGCCTCCAACGCGCTGGCACTGTCCTGCTTCTGCTCGCCGATCGGTGCGGTCCTCTGCCATGAAGAGGCCCACATCGCCATGGATGAACGCGGCGCACCGGAATTCTTTTCCGGCGGCGGCAAGCTGCAGCTGCTGACCGGGTTCGGCGCGCGGATCGACCGGGCGGCGCTGGAGACGGCGCTTGGCCAGATCAATCCGGGCTTCGTACACGGAACCCCGGCAGAAGTGCTGTCCCTCACCAATCTGACGGAATGCGGCACGGCCTATCGCGCCGCAGAGATCGCGCTCTATGCGGGACTGGCGAAAGAGAAGGGGCTCAGCGTCCATCTCGATGGCGCGCGGCTTGGCAATGTGCTGGCGTCCGGCAAGGCCTCGGCGGCGGACATGACCTGGCGGGCCGGTGTCGACGTGCTGACTTTCGGCCTGACCAAGACCGGCGCGATCGGGTGCGAGATCATTCTTCTGTTCGGCGGTGCCCGGAAGAAATTTTCCGAGCTGCGGGCCCGGGCCAAACGGTCCGGCCACATGCCGCCGAAGATGCGGTTCCTGGCGGCGCAGGCCCATGCGATGCTGGAGGACGGTCTGTGGCTGACGCTGGCTGGCCAGGCGAATGCGCGCGCCGCGGCCCTGACAGATGTGTTCACCGGCGCCGGCTATGCGCTTGCCTATCCGGTCGACGGGAATGAAGTCTTCCCGATCCTGCCGGAAGATGTCGCGCAGCGGCTGATGGCGGCCGGCGCGAAATTCTATCCCTGGCCGGGCGGAGCCTGCCGGTTTGTCTGTTCGTGGAATACGGCGGAGGCGGACATCGCGGCGCTCGCCCGGGCGCTGAAGGCCTAG
- a CDS encoding SGNH/GDSL hydrolase family protein, which translates to MLKRILLSALLLAMPSCANREIPKGPLPDLPGKVLIVGDSISLGLGAMGPDKSCPLTPEYTSERHSYGVQVADALGVDYEMFAWPGIGLVHNYGDNQTNTMSMRLTRAGELERLDATGPVQLVLVNLGTHDFFHNDPTDRFVPAMEDLLALMTMRYPDATIYALTGPMLGGTDNALHGHAVETAVKSVNKDYDADIRYLALNGGDPAVAYGCQWHPSVPAHDHMAEMILDDLRSKNQ; encoded by the coding sequence ATGTTGAAACGTATATTGCTGAGCGCCCTGCTGCTGGCCATGCCGTCCTGTGCCAATCGCGAAATTCCCAAGGGCCCGCTGCCGGACCTGCCGGGCAAAGTGCTAATCGTGGGCGATTCCATCTCGCTCGGCCTCGGTGCCATGGGGCCGGACAAATCCTGCCCGCTGACACCGGAATACACGTCCGAGCGCCACTCCTATGGGGTCCAGGTCGCCGATGCGCTGGGCGTTGACTATGAGATGTTTGCCTGGCCGGGCATTGGCCTCGTGCACAATTACGGGGACAATCAGACCAATACGATGTCGATGCGCCTGACGCGGGCCGGAGAGCTGGAACGCCTCGATGCGACCGGCCCGGTGCAACTCGTGCTCGTCAATCTTGGTACCCATGACTTCTTCCACAACGACCCGACCGACCGGTTCGTCCCGGCCATGGAAGACCTGCTCGCGCTGATGACCATGCGCTATCCGGATGCCACCATCTATGCCCTGACCGGCCCGATGCTGGGCGGCACGGACAATGCCCTCCATGGCCATGCCGTGGAAACGGCGGTGAAGTCCGTGAACAAGGACTATGACGCAGACATCCGCTATCTCGCCCTGAATGGCGGCGACCCGGCGGTTGCCTATGGCTGCCAGTGGCATCCGTCCGTACCGGCACATGACCATATGGCGGAGATGATCCTGGACGATCTGCGCAGCAAGAACCAGTAG
- a CDS encoding SDR family oxidoreductase, with protein MTPGIALVTGAGARLGRAMAVALGEDGWKVAVHYHSSPEGADETCDLIRKAGGTAESIEADLADEKARSSLIPGVADLLGGPVSLLVNSASTFHDDTALTHSREDWDAHMEPNLRAPIHLAQLMASDLPEGEHGLVINMIDQRVWKLNPVFFTYTLSKAALWQATQTLAQALAPNVRVNGIGPGPTLASVHQTPEEFAAEKAATLTGEGSSPEEIVRAMRYLIAASSVTGQMIASDGGQHLMWQTPDMNL; from the coding sequence ATGACGCCCGGTATCGCACTTGTCACCGGCGCCGGGGCCCGCCTCGGCCGCGCCATGGCCGTCGCCCTTGGCGAGGACGGCTGGAAGGTTGCCGTCCACTATCACAGCTCACCGGAGGGCGCAGACGAGACGTGCGACCTGATCCGGAAGGCTGGCGGCACCGCAGAGTCCATCGAGGCCGATCTGGCAGACGAGAAGGCGCGCAGCAGCCTCATTCCCGGTGTGGCGGACCTGCTGGGCGGCCCCGTCAGCCTGCTGGTCAATTCTGCCTCCACTTTTCATGACGACACTGCGCTGACCCATTCCCGGGAGGACTGGGACGCGCATATGGAACCGAACCTGCGCGCGCCGATCCATCTGGCGCAGCTGATGGCTTCAGACCTGCCGGAAGGTGAGCATGGGCTGGTGATCAACATGATCGACCAGCGCGTCTGGAAGCTGAACCCGGTCTTCTTCACCTATACCTTGTCAAAGGCGGCGCTGTGGCAGGCGACGCAGACGCTGGCTCAGGCACTGGCGCCGAATGTCCGCGTCAACGGGATCGGCCCCGGGCCGACGCTGGCCAGCGTTCATCAGACGCCGGAGGAGTTCGCTGCGGAAAAGGCTGCGACCCTGACAGGGGAGGGCTCATCCCCGGAAGAGATCGTGCGGGCCATGCGCTACCTGATCGCCGCAAGCAGCGTGACCGGCCAGATGATCGCCAGCGATGGCGGCCAGCATCTGATGTGGCAAACCCCGGACATGAATCTATGA
- a CDS encoding calcium/sodium antiporter: MPELSLIAALVGGLVIMALAGNALVSGAVSLAARMGVSPLVAGIFIVGFGTSAPEMIVSLDAALSDRSGLALGNIVGSNIANVFLVLGLPALIAPIAAGGVGEKRGLIAVIVAAVAWIGITALMPLTPMVGLCFIALLIAYSGLTFIAARRAVAVGKDPGVTEEEDPHLPLWLALVYVPLGILGLVLGADLVIEGGVGIAMFLNVPEEYIGLTLLAVGTSLPEIGAGLVAVVKKQGEVLIGNVLGSNVFNILGAGGIISLFGPVKMAPTFQQYDHWALGLATLVLAYVILTKARIGRLFGLLLLLIYVAYIYGLITGLNITGLFQPAGT, translated from the coding sequence ATGCCGGAGCTCTCTCTGATCGCTGCCCTCGTCGGGGGCCTCGTGATCATGGCACTGGCGGGAAACGCGCTGGTCAGCGGCGCTGTGTCTCTTGCTGCCCGGATGGGGGTTTCTCCTCTTGTCGCGGGCATTTTTATTGTCGGCTTCGGCACCTCCGCGCCTGAAATGATCGTGTCGCTCGACGCGGCCCTGTCGGACCGGTCCGGGCTCGCTCTCGGCAATATTGTCGGTTCCAATATCGCGAACGTCTTCCTGGTGCTGGGCCTGCCGGCCCTGATCGCGCCCATTGCCGCGGGCGGGGTGGGGGAGAAGCGCGGCCTGATCGCCGTGATCGTCGCCGCCGTGGCGTGGATCGGCATTACCGCGCTCATGCCGCTGACGCCGATGGTCGGCCTCTGTTTCATCGCACTCCTGATTGCCTATTCGGGGCTCACCTTCATTGCAGCCCGCCGCGCTGTGGCGGTCGGCAAGGATCCGGGTGTCACCGAGGAGGAAGACCCGCACCTGCCGCTCTGGCTGGCGCTGGTCTATGTCCCGCTCGGCATTCTGGGCCTGGTGCTGGGTGCAGACCTTGTGATCGAGGGCGGCGTCGGCATCGCCATGTTCCTGAACGTGCCGGAAGAATATATCGGCCTCACCCTGCTGGCGGTCGGTACATCGCTGCCGGAGATCGGCGCGGGGCTCGTCGCCGTGGTCAAGAAGCAGGGCGAAGTGCTGATCGGAAATGTGCTGGGCTCGAACGTGTTCAACATCCTCGGCGCGGGCGGAATCATTTCCCTGTTCGGACCGGTGAAGATGGCGCCGACCTTCCAGCAATATGACCATTGGGCCCTTGGCCTTGCCACGCTGGTCCTTGCTTATGTCATCCTGACCAAGGCGCGGATCGGTCGGCTCTTCGGCCTGCTGCTGCTGCTGATCTATGTGGCCTACATCTATGGCCTGATCACCGGGCTCAATATTACCGGCTTGTTCCAGCCGGCGGGGACATGA
- a CDS encoding AAA family ATPase has protein sequence MNKLNLISGCSGGGKSTLLKVLKARGHHVVEEPGRRVVEAEEAHGGDALPWLDMEAFLHLTLSLAIEDFEAARALPGPVFFDRGIIDALSGLQHLTGRVPDGVARRYRYADMVFLTPPWPEIYETDAARRHGLDDAVAEYDRLNAAFPEFGYKTQILPKTSPDERADLILSTLQIP, from the coding sequence ATGAACAAACTCAACCTCATTTCGGGATGCTCCGGCGGGGGCAAATCGACACTGCTGAAGGTGCTGAAGGCCCGCGGCCATCATGTCGTGGAAGAGCCGGGCCGGCGCGTGGTCGAGGCGGAAGAGGCGCATGGCGGCGATGCCCTGCCCTGGCTGGATATGGAGGCCTTCCTGCACCTCACGCTGTCGCTGGCCATCGAAGACTTCGAGGCGGCCCGCGCCCTGCCGGGCCCGGTCTTCTTCGACCGCGGGATCATCGATGCATTGTCCGGCCTTCAGCACCTGACCGGCCGGGTGCCGGACGGTGTCGCCCGCCGCTACCGCTATGCGGATATGGTTTTCCTGACCCCGCCCTGGCCGGAAATTTACGAAACAGATGCTGCCCGCAGGCATGGGCTGGACGACGCCGTCGCTGAGTATGATCGACTGAACGCAGCATTTCCTGAATTCGGATATAAAACCCAGATACTGCCCAAGACATCTCCGGATGAGCGCGCAGACCTTATCCTGTCCACACTGCAGATCCCCTGA
- a CDS encoding NUDIX domain-containing protein, protein MARIRTRIFQSWFRLSRPMTLGVRGVVENEAGKVFMIRHTYTPGWYLPGGGVEKAETCLKSLERELLEEGGFSLTSPPDLVGIYSNHHVFPNDHVVLYRARPGTWTQGDATSYGEIAEAVWADPLSPPEGTTGGTRTKLQEVFGGAPPSPFWAPPR, encoded by the coding sequence ATGGCCCGTATCCGCACCCGTATCTTCCAGTCCTGGTTCCGCCTGTCCCGGCCGATGACACTCGGCGTGCGGGGAGTCGTGGAAAATGAGGCCGGCAAAGTCTTCATGATCCGCCACACTTATACGCCGGGCTGGTACCTGCCGGGCGGCGGGGTTGAGAAGGCCGAGACCTGCCTGAAATCGCTGGAACGCGAACTCCTCGAAGAAGGCGGCTTCTCGCTGACATCACCACCGGACCTGGTCGGCATCTATTCCAACCATCACGTGTTTCCGAATGACCATGTCGTGCTTTACCGGGCCCGGCCGGGCACCTGGACGCAGGGGGACGCGACCTCATACGGGGAAATCGCCGAAGCCGTCTGGGCTGATCCGCTGTCTCCGCCGGAGGGCACAACAGGCGGCACGCGCACGAAGCTTCAGGAGGTATTCGGCGGCGCCCCGCCATCGCCCTTTTGGGCCCCGCCCCGCTAG